From a single Oceanobacillus kimchii X50 genomic region:
- a CDS encoding ABC transporter permease has product MNIVNKVTIRHLKENKRRTLVTIIGVIISVAMITAVATLGLSFLDLNQRQTIENTGEWHYSYNDLNEEQYQAVKDHDKTESIALMNELGFAPLEGEGSKPYVYVHQLNKAGMDQFQVKLQDGRLPKKPNEVVLSEVLLQSGYDKEIGDTIHLEVGKRYSLSEEMAGEGPLNQNTSASVAEGELEEELRNTEEYTFTVVGTIEEPLWDYSWAPGYSMLSYIDEDILATEENVTVFVKSNDISTSLFDAIPVFAKNQNIDQNQIEFNYNLLEAYVVSPNEGAMTTVFGLIAIIIVIIMIGSVALIYNAFAISVSERSRYLGMLSSIGATKRQKRNSVFFEGIIISLISIPLGVGAGLLGIGITLYFVNRILSEAQFDVDLQLIASFGSIGIAVVISFITIMISAYIPAIRASKVTAIDAIRQSKDIKLTKKKVKANPLVRKIFGYEAEIALKNLKRNKKRYNVTVLSLIVSIVLFLSVGYFSNTMTKSFELQSNQLNYDIAASSSTGYGGVEELKQVMDNIQGLQEVNNTIMYQKMNMSGIVKEEMAGEPITSLENASDYISDQGVQYFMQFIALEDKALQDYAEENGISYSDIDEGEGILINHVSYPDDNQGKYVETEVLDAEVGDSVIAAQENYDEETGEVSFERVSQIDIAGLADHFPMGNFYPSPDTLFFVVSEKTLANIDEQTDYQPDGMTLYIQTEDPVSTQEYIEELEVASELNIANQYFYEQQDRQMTLILSIFVYGFITLITLISVANIFNTISTSVALRRREFATMKSIGMTPKAFRKMIQFESVFYGLKSLLYGLPISIGVMYLIYNQTQNTFSYSFSIPWINIAIAILAVFVIVSVAMLYSISKIKDDNIIETLRQENI; this is encoded by the coding sequence GTGAATATCGTAAATAAAGTAACGATAAGGCATTTGAAAGAAAATAAACGACGAACACTTGTAACCATTATAGGAGTAATTATCTCGGTAGCTATGATTACCGCAGTTGCAACGTTAGGTCTGTCCTTTCTAGATTTAAATCAGCGTCAAACTATTGAAAATACAGGAGAATGGCATTATAGCTATAACGATTTAAATGAAGAACAATATCAAGCAGTGAAAGATCATGATAAAACGGAATCTATTGCTCTTATGAACGAACTCGGGTTTGCACCACTAGAAGGAGAAGGTAGTAAACCATATGTGTATGTGCATCAATTAAATAAAGCAGGAATGGACCAATTTCAAGTGAAATTACAGGATGGTAGACTTCCTAAGAAACCAAACGAAGTTGTTCTATCTGAAGTGTTATTACAGTCAGGCTATGATAAGGAAATTGGAGATACAATCCATTTAGAAGTTGGAAAACGTTATTCATTATCTGAAGAAATGGCAGGGGAAGGCCCACTAAATCAAAATACTTCAGCTTCCGTGGCCGAAGGTGAATTGGAAGAAGAGTTAAGAAATACAGAAGAATATACGTTTACAGTTGTCGGTACGATAGAAGAGCCTTTATGGGATTATTCTTGGGCACCGGGATATAGTATGCTTTCGTATATTGATGAGGACATTCTCGCCACAGAGGAAAATGTAACCGTCTTTGTGAAAAGCAATGATATCTCAACTTCGCTTTTTGATGCTATTCCAGTGTTTGCTAAGAATCAAAACATAGACCAAAATCAAATTGAATTTAATTACAACCTTCTCGAAGCATATGTTGTATCTCCGAACGAAGGAGCAATGACAACTGTTTTTGGCTTAATAGCGATTATCATTGTCATTATCATGATTGGCTCTGTTGCCTTGATTTATAACGCATTTGCCATCTCAGTATCAGAACGATCACGTTACTTAGGAATGTTATCTAGTATTGGGGCGACAAAACGACAAAAGCGGAATTCAGTATTTTTTGAAGGAATTATTATTAGTTTAATTAGTATTCCTTTGGGAGTTGGAGCAGGACTTTTAGGGATCGGCATTACTTTATACTTTGTTAATCGTATCCTTTCGGAAGCACAGTTTGATGTGGATTTACAGCTCATTGCTTCGTTTGGCTCGATCGGAATTGCGGTTGTAATTTCTTTTATCACGATTATGATTTCAGCATATATTCCAGCAATTCGTGCCTCAAAAGTAACGGCGATTGATGCTATTCGTCAATCGAAAGATATAAAACTAACTAAGAAAAAAGTAAAAGCAAATCCACTTGTGCGAAAAATATTTGGCTACGAGGCGGAAATAGCTTTAAAAAATCTTAAACGAAATAAGAAACGGTATAATGTTACAGTTTTATCTTTGATTGTGAGTATAGTTTTATTTTTATCCGTAGGGTATTTTTCCAACACAATGACAAAATCATTTGAGTTACAATCAAATCAATTAAATTATGATATAGCAGCTTCTTCATCTACTGGTTATGGTGGAGTAGAAGAATTGAAACAAGTAATGGATAATATCCAAGGACTTCAAGAAGTAAACAACACGATCATGTATCAAAAAATGAATATGAGTGGAATCGTAAAAGAGGAAATGGCAGGGGAGCCAATTACTTCTTTGGAAAATGCTTCTGATTATATTAGTGATCAAGGAGTACAATATTTCATGCAGTTTATTGCTTTGGAGGATAAAGCTTTACAAGATTATGCCGAAGAAAATGGAATCTCATACAGTGATATAGATGAAGGAGAAGGTATACTGATTAATCATGTATCTTATCCAGATGATAATCAGGGTAAGTATGTAGAAACAGAAGTACTTGATGCAGAAGTTGGAGATTCGGTGATAGCAGCTCAAGAAAATTACGATGAAGAGACTGGAGAAGTTTCTTTTGAAAGAGTATCCCAAATAGATATAGCTGGTCTAGCCGATCATTTCCCGATGGGTAATTTTTATCCCTCACCGGACACATTATTTTTTGTAGTATCTGAAAAGACATTGGCTAACATTGATGAACAGACAGATTATCAACCAGATGGAATGACATTATATATTCAAACGGAAGATCCAGTAAGTACACAAGAGTATATAGAAGAATTAGAAGTGGCAAGTGAACTTAATATAGCCAACCAATATTTTTATGAACAACAAGATAGACAGATGACACTAATCCTTTCCATATTTGTTTATGGATTCATTACTTTAATCACATTGATTTCTGTCGCGAATATCTTTAATACAATATCAACGAGTGTGGCATTACGTCGAAGAGAATTCGCAACCATGAAGTCGATTGGAATGACACCTAAAGCCTTCCGTAAAATGATTCAATTTGAAAGTGTTTTTTATGGATTGAAGTCTCTTTTATACGGGTTGCCGATTAGTATAGGTGTTATGTATTTAATTTATAATCAAACACAGAATACTTTTTCTTATTCGTTCTCCATACCTTGGATAAATATTGCAATTGCTATATTGGCTGTATTTGTCATTGTTAGTGTAGCTATGTTATATTCGATTTCGAAAATTAAAGACGATAATATTATTGAAACATTAAGACAAGAAAATATTTAA
- a CDS encoding MFS transporter, which produces MNLQKWKNPSLLLTSIGIANIGDFIYLVAINILVFQMTGSAAAVAALWLIGPLTNIFAKFWTGSFIDYRSKRKVMMSTYAIRGIFIFILPFMDNLFLLYSVLIILSIAKAFFNPASMTYITIVVPKKMRKRFNSIRAFASSGAFIIGPSIGGALIYATSIDVTLWINAIFFLLSAGLLWSLPEERKRAEQIPQLTIKQVMKDFTVVQNFMKHNRYVTGIYLGFIVVLLCTFAMDAQEVVFTQQEVGLSEVDYTLLISITGIGSVTGAILLSIISNKLSLRMMIVVGLTFVAIGYIIYAFSWSFISITIGFIILGFFLVFLNAGMMTFYQNNIPIDLMGRVTSIFDLIQSTLQVLIVLAVGLLADIISLRGTIVSLSISMFILSIMYMFFVLKPTHVKLYQDAS; this is translated from the coding sequence ATGAACCTACAAAAATGGAAGAATCCTTCTTTACTTCTTACTTCTATTGGAATTGCAAATATTGGTGATTTTATTTACTTAGTTGCGATCAATATTCTAGTATTTCAAATGACAGGGTCTGCAGCAGCAGTAGCTGCATTGTGGTTAATCGGACCATTGACAAATATATTTGCAAAGTTTTGGACAGGGAGTTTTATTGATTATCGTAGTAAGCGAAAAGTGATGATGTCTACATATGCAATTCGAGGTATATTTATATTCATTCTCCCATTTATGGATAATTTGTTTTTGTTATATAGTGTTTTAATAATATTAAGTATTGCTAAGGCATTCTTTAACCCGGCATCTATGACATATATTACAATAGTCGTACCGAAAAAAATGAGAAAAAGGTTTAACTCTATTCGCGCTTTTGCATCTTCTGGTGCCTTTATTATTGGCCCGTCTATTGGAGGAGCATTAATCTATGCGACTTCTATTGATGTAACATTATGGATTAATGCGATCTTTTTCTTACTGTCTGCTGGTCTATTATGGTCGTTGCCGGAAGAAAGAAAGCGTGCAGAGCAGATTCCACAATTGACAATCAAACAAGTTATGAAAGATTTCACCGTCGTCCAGAACTTTATGAAACATAACCGATATGTAACTGGTATATATCTAGGCTTCATTGTTGTATTATTATGTACATTTGCCATGGATGCACAAGAAGTAGTCTTTACTCAACAAGAGGTTGGTCTGTCGGAAGTGGATTATACGTTATTGATTAGTATTACAGGGATTGGTTCAGTTACCGGTGCAATTTTGCTATCGATCATTTCTAATAAGTTATCTTTACGAATGATGATTGTTGTGGGATTAACATTTGTGGCAATTGGATATATCATATACGCGTTTTCTTGGTCTTTTATATCGATTACGATTGGGTTTATCATTTTAGGTTTCTTTCTTGTATTCTTAAATGCTGGAATGATGACGTTTTATCAAAACAATATCCCAATTGATTTAATGGGGAGAGTGACGAGTATCTTTGATTTGATTCAAAGTACGTTGCAAGTATTAATTGTTCTAGCGGTAGGATTACTGGCAGATATTATATCATTGCGTGGTACAATCGTTAGTTTATCAATTTCAATGTTCATATTATCGATAATGTATATGTTTTTTGTATTAAAACCAACGCATGTAAAACTATATCAAGATGCTTCCTAG
- the ileS gene encoding isoleucine--tRNA ligase encodes MDHAQRERSMRAHWKDNKTFQRSIENREGQQTYVFYEGPPTANGMPHAGHALGRTIKDFVARYKTMSGYQVLRKAGWDTHGLPVELEVEKQLNIRGKDDIEKFGVEKFIEKCKESVFVYENEWKEFTDKLGYWVDMENPYKTLNNPYIESVWNILATIHDEDLLYKGHRVVPYCPNCETSLSSHEVAQGYKDVTDLSVTAKFRVSDKENEFILGWTTTPWTLPGNVALAVNPEMTYVKAKQGEEIYVVAKSLVNSVLGEAYEVVEELAGEDLIGINYEAPFDFISLDNGHYVIGADFVTDTSGTGIVHLNPAHGEDDYNAIQAKGMDFVNVVDSKGRYKDEIAPLVGQFVKDSDVDIIKMLAKDGTLYEKQKYEHSYPHCWRCDTPLLYYAMEGWFIKTTAVKEKMQENNQSVEWFPNHMRDGRFGNFLDNMVDWNIGRNRYWGTPLNVWVCDDCGKQKSPHSIQELRTFADSDVPEDIELHKPYVDKITFDCECGGKMHRTKEVIDVWFDSGSMPFAQYHHPFENDELFNKQFPADVVIEGVDQTRGWFYSLLAVSTLFTGKTPYKRVLSLGHILDEHGQKMSKSKGNALNPVELIEEFGADALRWALLADSSPWNNKRFSKKTVSQAKSKVIDTILNVFSFYSMYADIDKFTVEEHASDAKTTMDHWILSRLNSVIKEVTTSLDQYDITKGARSIALFVDELSNWYVRRSRQRFWSSGMNEDKKAAFTTLHEVLTKLTQLMAPYTPFVADDIYTNLQGDSVHVSDFPKVDEDAIDEKLEADMQGVLEVIEGARSLRNEVNIKTKQPLAELVVVPNDAQLQSGLQAYTSIIEEEINVKQVSFKKDTADFLDTEMKLNFPVAGPKLGKQVGQAKGKVENFTEQEKEAFLVDGTITVELQDGSKATLEKEDIIVEKKGQKGYQLFEGNRFVLLLDTNLTEKLKEEGFVREFIRAVQTYRKELDLPVEQRVDVYVNSNENAERILSEFDSLIHEGLIVNSIQFLEKENMKQVTVNDTEMGLSIV; translated from the coding sequence ATGGATCACGCACAACGTGAACGAAGCATGAGGGCACATTGGAAAGACAATAAAACGTTTCAACGCTCCATTGAAAATAGAGAAGGTCAACAAACGTATGTATTTTATGAAGGACCACCAACGGCAAATGGAATGCCACATGCTGGCCATGCGCTAGGTCGTACGATAAAAGACTTTGTTGCCCGTTACAAAACAATGTCTGGTTATCAAGTATTACGTAAAGCAGGCTGGGACACACATGGTCTACCAGTAGAATTAGAAGTAGAAAAACAGCTTAATATCCGCGGAAAAGATGATATTGAGAAGTTCGGTGTAGAGAAATTTATTGAGAAATGTAAAGAAAGCGTCTTTGTTTATGAAAATGAATGGAAGGAATTCACGGATAAGCTTGGGTATTGGGTAGATATGGAAAATCCATACAAAACATTAAATAACCCATATATTGAGTCTGTTTGGAATATCCTTGCTACTATTCATGATGAAGATTTACTTTATAAAGGCCATCGTGTAGTTCCATATTGCCCAAACTGTGAGACATCTTTAAGTTCTCATGAGGTGGCACAAGGTTATAAAGATGTGACGGATTTATCCGTAACTGCTAAATTCCGAGTTAGTGACAAAGAAAATGAATTTATCCTTGGATGGACAACAACTCCTTGGACATTACCCGGAAATGTTGCGTTAGCGGTGAATCCGGAAATGACCTATGTAAAAGCAAAACAGGGTGAAGAAATCTATGTCGTTGCTAAATCGTTAGTGAACTCTGTTCTAGGTGAAGCGTATGAAGTGGTAGAAGAACTAGCTGGAGAAGATTTAATCGGTATCAATTATGAAGCTCCATTTGACTTTATTTCTTTAGATAATGGTCATTACGTTATCGGTGCAGATTTTGTTACCGATACAAGTGGTACGGGTATTGTTCATTTAAACCCAGCACATGGGGAAGACGACTATAATGCTATCCAGGCAAAAGGCATGGATTTTGTAAATGTAGTCGATTCAAAAGGAAGATATAAGGATGAAATCGCTCCACTTGTAGGACAGTTTGTGAAGGATAGCGATGTAGATATCATTAAAATGCTAGCAAAAGATGGAACACTATATGAAAAGCAAAAATATGAGCATAGCTATCCTCATTGCTGGAGATGTGATACACCATTACTTTACTATGCAATGGAAGGTTGGTTCATTAAAACCACTGCAGTAAAAGAAAAAATGCAGGAAAACAATCAATCTGTTGAGTGGTTCCCGAACCATATGCGTGATGGGCGTTTTGGTAACTTCTTAGATAATATGGTCGATTGGAATATTGGACGTAATCGCTATTGGGGAACACCATTAAATGTATGGGTATGTGATGATTGTGGTAAACAAAAATCTCCTCACTCAATCCAAGAATTACGTACTTTTGCAGATAGTGACGTACCAGAAGATATTGAATTGCATAAACCATATGTTGATAAAATTACGTTTGACTGTGAATGTGGCGGTAAAATGCATCGTACGAAAGAAGTTATTGATGTTTGGTTCGACAGTGGATCGATGCCATTTGCACAGTATCATCACCCGTTTGAAAACGATGAACTATTTAATAAACAATTCCCAGCGGATGTGGTTATTGAAGGTGTCGATCAGACACGTGGCTGGTTTTACAGTCTCCTAGCGGTATCTACACTGTTTACCGGAAAAACACCGTACAAACGAGTATTGTCGCTTGGCCATATTCTAGATGAACATGGGCAAAAAATGTCTAAAAGTAAAGGGAATGCTTTAAATCCTGTAGAACTTATTGAAGAGTTTGGTGCAGACGCACTTCGTTGGGCACTACTTGCTGACAGTTCACCATGGAATAATAAGCGTTTCTCAAAAAAGACAGTTAGTCAAGCAAAATCAAAAGTGATTGACACCATATTAAATGTGTTTTCATTCTACTCTATGTATGCTGACATTGATAAATTTACTGTTGAAGAACATGCAAGTGATGCTAAAACGACAATGGATCATTGGATTCTGTCCCGATTAAATTCGGTGATTAAAGAAGTTACCACAAGTCTCGATCAATATGATATTACAAAAGGTGCTCGATCCATTGCGTTATTTGTAGATGAATTAAGTAACTGGTATGTACGTCGTTCTAGACAGCGTTTTTGGAGCAGTGGCATGAATGAAGATAAGAAAGCTGCCTTCACTACATTGCACGAAGTACTAACAAAACTCACTCAGTTAATGGCGCCATATACACCATTCGTTGCAGATGATATTTATACAAATCTGCAAGGGGACAGTGTTCATGTATCGGACTTCCCGAAAGTGGACGAAGATGCAATCGATGAGAAACTAGAAGCAGATATGCAGGGTGTGCTTGAAGTCATTGAGGGAGCACGTTCACTCCGTAATGAAGTAAACATTAAAACAAAGCAACCTCTAGCAGAACTAGTGGTTGTACCAAATGACGCCCAACTTCAATCTGGGTTACAGGCATATACCTCTATTATTGAAGAGGAAATTAATGTAAAACAAGTTAGTTTTAAGAAAGACACTGCTGATTTCTTGGATACAGAGATGAAACTTAATTTCCCAGTTGCTGGACCAAAACTGGGTAAACAAGTTGGCCAAGCAAAAGGAAAAGTAGAAAACTTTACGGAACAAGAAAAAGAAGCATTCTTAGTGGACGGTACAATTACTGTTGAGCTTCAAGATGGTAGTAAGGCCACTCTTGAAAAAGAAGACATTATAGTAGAGAAAAAAGGCCAAAAAGGATATCAATTATTTGAAGGCAATCGATTTGTGCTTTTATTGGATACCAACTTGACGGAGAAGTTAAAGGAAGAAGGTTTTGTAAGAGAGTTTATTCGTGCGGTACAAACATATCGTAAAGAACTTGACCTTCCAGTTGAACAACGTGTGGATGTGTACGTAAATTCCAATGAAAATGCAGAGCGGATTTTATCAGAATTCGATTCTCTAATCCATGAGGGATTAATTGTTAACAGTATTCAATTTTTAGAAAAAGAGAATATGAAGCAAGTAACAGTAAATGATACGGAGATGGGTTTATCTATAGTATAA
- a CDS encoding GNAT family N-acetyltransferase has translation MSKHIGSINKDQHVYIAEKDDMKGIVRLLKGVSSWLQESRLKQWEFLNEGGEDPEIKQAIEDENTFVVKEGDDLIATFTLYEIQNPWDKNIWGQSSDDAFYLHRLSVDYSRLGTGLGRDVIAWMETYTKTQGMKRIRLDCVENNEKLNSIYQNLGYDYKGTNHEHCRYEKML, from the coding sequence ATGTCTAAACATATAGGTTCTATCAATAAAGATCAACACGTTTACATTGCAGAAAAGGATGATATGAAAGGCATTGTTCGCTTGTTGAAAGGAGTCTCTTCATGGTTACAGGAGAGTCGTTTAAAACAATGGGAGTTTCTAAATGAAGGCGGAGAAGATCCAGAAATTAAACAGGCGATTGAGGATGAGAATACGTTTGTAGTTAAAGAAGGTGACGATTTAATAGCAACCTTTACGCTATATGAAATTCAAAATCCTTGGGATAAAAATATTTGGGGGCAATCCAGCGATGATGCCTTTTACTTACATAGGCTATCCGTTGATTACTCTCGATTAGGAACAGGTCTAGGTCGTGATGTCATTGCCTGGATGGAAACATATACAAAAACACAAGGAATGAAACGCATTCGCCTAGATTGTGTAGAAAATAACGAAAAGCTTAATTCCATTTATCAAAACCTTGGCTATGATTATAAAGGAACTAATCACGAACACTGCCGTTATGAGAAGATGTTATAA
- a CDS encoding SulP family inorganic anion transporter, translating into MEQTWKEQWFGNIKGDILAGIVVALALIPEAIAFSIIAGVDPMVGLYASFCIAVMISFVGGRPGMISAATGAMALVMVTLVANHGIEYLLAATILTGILQILFGIFKLARFMKFVPRTVMTGFVNALAILIFTSQLQHFVGETWIMYALVALTLTIIYIFPRITKAVPSTLVAIIVVTIIALTMNIGVRNVGDMGELTQSLPMFALPNIPLNFETLMIILPYALALAIVGILESLLTANIIDDMTDTESNKNKETRGQGIANIVAGCFGGMAGCAMIGQSVINVKSGGSGRLSAFVAGVFLMFLILILGDIVVQIPMAALAGVMIMVSVSTFDWNSVLHIHRIPRTDAIVMIVTVGTVVLTHNLAYGVLAGVLLSMIFFAAKISKVNVIKTLNHDTRYYKVQGPLFFASVTDFLLQIDFHDSVNNIEIDLSESHLWDDSAVGALDKIKTKFEANDIVVRIRGMNKESTQLLQSMDKLSNNSMH; encoded by the coding sequence ATGGAACAAACATGGAAGGAACAATGGTTTGGAAACATCAAAGGAGATATATTGGCAGGAATCGTTGTCGCACTTGCTTTAATTCCTGAAGCGATTGCCTTTTCTATAATTGCAGGTGTAGATCCAATGGTTGGACTTTATGCATCCTTTTGTATTGCAGTGATGATTTCATTCGTCGGCGGACGTCCTGGAATGATTTCTGCAGCAACTGGCGCAATGGCATTAGTAATGGTAACTTTGGTAGCTAATCACGGAATTGAATATTTGTTAGCAGCTACAATTTTAACGGGAATTCTTCAAATCTTATTTGGCATTTTTAAATTAGCACGCTTTATGAAATTTGTTCCTAGAACTGTAATGACAGGATTTGTTAATGCTTTAGCAATTCTTATCTTCACCTCACAATTACAGCATTTTGTAGGCGAGACATGGATTATGTATGCTTTAGTAGCCTTAACTCTAACAATAATTTATATTTTCCCTCGAATAACGAAAGCTGTGCCATCTACTTTAGTAGCAATTATTGTTGTTACAATTATTGCATTAACAATGAATATAGGTGTACGTAATGTTGGCGATATGGGAGAGTTAACACAATCTTTACCTATGTTTGCTCTACCTAATATACCACTAAACTTTGAGACATTAATGATTATCTTGCCGTATGCCCTCGCTTTAGCAATTGTTGGGATTCTGGAATCATTATTAACAGCCAATATTATTGATGATATGACAGATACGGAAAGCAATAAAAACAAAGAAACCAGAGGGCAAGGAATTGCTAACATTGTAGCAGGTTGTTTTGGAGGTATGGCTGGATGTGCCATGATCGGACAATCCGTTATTAATGTGAAGTCTGGTGGAAGTGGGCGACTATCTGCATTTGTTGCTGGTGTGTTCTTAATGTTCCTTATATTAATTTTAGGAGATATCGTAGTTCAAATTCCAATGGCAGCTCTAGCGGGAGTAATGATTATGGTATCAGTGAGTACATTTGATTGGAATTCGGTACTACACATTCACCGTATTCCACGTACTGACGCTATAGTAATGATTGTTACTGTTGGTACGGTTGTATTAACTCATAATCTTGCATACGGAGTTCTTGCAGGGGTCCTTCTCAGCATGATATTCTTCGCTGCGAAAATCTCAAAAGTAAACGTAATTAAAACATTAAATCATGACACACGTTATTATAAAGTACAAGGTCCGCTATTCTTTGCATCCGTTACGGACTTTTTATTACAGATTGATTTTCATGACAGTGTAAATAATATAGAAATCGACCTAAGCGAATCTCATTTATGGGATGATTCTGCAGTCGGTGCATTAGACAAGATTAAAACAAAGTTTGAGGCAAACGATATTGTTGTACGAATTAGAGGTATGAACAAAGAGAGTACACAACTTCTTCAATCAATGGATAAGCTTTCGAATAATTCCATGCACTAA
- a CDS encoding GNAT family N-acetyltransferase, with product MIFQSNQIYIREATNNDIGYITNVENSEENKPHILPWTEDQHRKTMQEEDSYYLIVVEKITNRNVGFIILKGLTSTNKSIELVRIAIEEKDKGIGKEALSLIKVWAFNSFEAHRLWLDVKTDNKKAINIYKTEGFTLEGTLRECLKVGETYESLHVMSLLKHEFQSN from the coding sequence GTGATATTTCAGTCGAATCAAATATACATAAGAGAAGCAACGAACAATGATATAGGGTATATAACAAACGTAGAGAATAGTGAAGAGAACAAACCTCATATTCTACCTTGGACAGAGGACCAGCATCGCAAGACTATGCAAGAGGAGGATTCCTATTATTTGATTGTTGTTGAGAAAATTACGAATCGCAATGTCGGATTTATTATTTTAAAAGGATTGACCAGTACGAATAAAAGTATAGAGCTCGTCCGTATTGCCATAGAAGAAAAAGATAAAGGCATTGGCAAAGAAGCATTGAGCTTAATTAAAGTATGGGCGTTTAATTCCTTTGAAGCGCATCGATTGTGGTTAGATGTAAAAACCGATAATAAAAAAGCAATTAATATTTACAAAACAGAAGGATTTACTTTAGAAGGAACATTACGAGAGTGTTTGAAAGTAGGAGAAACATATGAATCACTACATGTAATGTCCCTATTAAAACATGAGTTTCAAAGTAATTAG
- a CDS encoding dihydrofolate reductase family protein, which produces MGKLTWHIMLSIDGYYEGIAGDLSWHHVDDEYHSFAFQNLQQADLILFGRKTYEHMEAYWNTEVALDDNPSIAKIMNEKPKLIISKTLTEANWKNTTLLGSDYQNSIEQYKNSNENIVLLGSGDLALSLIKNDIIDEYQCIFNPVILGGGKRLSHSHSKELKLSLMHRFKSGNVLLQYK; this is translated from the coding sequence GTGGGAAAATTAACGTGGCACATTATGCTAAGTATCGATGGCTATTATGAAGGAATCGCAGGTGACTTATCCTGGCATCACGTCGATGATGAGTACCATTCTTTTGCTTTTCAAAACCTTCAACAAGCTGATCTTATTCTATTTGGTAGGAAAACATATGAACATATGGAAGCTTACTGGAATACAGAAGTAGCACTAGATGATAACCCGTCTATTGCAAAAATTATGAACGAAAAACCTAAACTTATTATTTCGAAAACTCTGACTGAAGCAAATTGGAAGAACACTACATTGTTAGGCTCAGATTATCAAAATAGTATTGAGCAATACAAGAACAGTAACGAAAATATCGTTTTATTAGGAAGTGGAGATCTAGCCCTATCGCTTATCAAAAATGATATTATTGACGAGTATCAATGTATCTTTAATCCCGTTATATTAGGTGGTGGAAAGAGACTGTCTCACAGTCACTCAAAAGAATTAAAATTAAGTTTAATGCATCGGTTTAAGTCAGGAAATGTTCTTCTGCAATATAAATAG
- a CDS encoding class I SAM-dependent methyltransferase, which translates to MKQNKYDDPTFFKAYAEMARSRGGLAAAGEWPEFQKLLPEMGGKSVLDLGCGYGWHCRYARTQGASTVVGIDISEKMLTKANELTNDDGIRYVNSAIEDMEFSNQSFDIIISSLAFHYIQSFDEACTKVYNLLKKNSTFIFSVEHPIFTSRNDQDWIYISDSSEPLYWAVDNYQYEGKRKTSFLNGEVIKYHRTLSTYINQLIKAGFRINNVVEPGPTEELICQIPEMVHENRRPMFLLIAAEKRE; encoded by the coding sequence ATGAAACAAAATAAATATGATGACCCGACATTTTTCAAAGCATATGCAGAGATGGCAAGGTCGAGGGGTGGGCTTGCTGCAGCTGGAGAATGGCCAGAGTTCCAAAAGCTTCTACCTGAAATGGGAGGCAAAAGTGTTCTCGATTTAGGTTGTGGATATGGCTGGCATTGTAGGTATGCCCGAACTCAAGGTGCAAGTACTGTCGTTGGAATAGATATTTCAGAGAAAATGCTCACGAAAGCCAATGAATTAACCAATGACGATGGAATAAGGTATGTAAACTCTGCAATTGAAGATATGGAGTTTTCTAATCAATCCTTTGATATTATTATTAGTTCCTTAGCATTTCATTATATTCAATCTTTTGATGAGGCTTGCACAAAGGTGTACAATCTTTTAAAGAAGAATAGTACATTTATATTTTCTGTAGAGCATCCGATCTTTACATCAAGAAACGACCAGGATTGGATTTACATAAGCGATTCTAGTGAACCATTATATTGGGCAGTAGATAATTATCAGTATGAAGGGAAGAGAAAGACTTCTTTTTTAAATGGGGAAGTAATAAAATATCACCGAACGTTATCGACTTATATAAATCAATTAATTAAAGCCGGCTTTCGGATCAATAATGTCGTAGAGCCAGGGCCAACGGAAGAATTGATATGCCAAATTCCTGAAATGGTGCATGAAAACCGAAGACCAATGTTTTTGCTTATTGCTGCGGAAAAGCGCGAATAG